The nucleotide sequence GCTATAACATGAGCCTCAGACGAACTGCATTGGATCGATTTGAACCTGCACTAAAACCCTACTGGCAACAATTCGAACTCGATGCTTGTCTTCAGGTTAAAGCGAGGGGATACCGCGTTCTGTTTGATTTTGCCAATGTAGTAGCTCACTATCCAACGAATAAAGCTTATTGCGGTGGAAGGGATGGAGATTTACAGGTAAAAGTGTTTAATGCTTGCTACAACCAATCTTTTATTCTTGCAAAACACAGCCCTGCATATTTGCAGTTTTGGCGGCTTATCTATCTGTTTTTAATCGGTTCTGTGAATGCACCTGGGCTGATTGCAAGTTTACGAGCCATTCAACTGTACCGAAACCCACATCAAGAACTCAGAATCCTACAATCCGCTTGGAAACAAAGGATTGCAGGATGGAAAGCCGGACTTCAGGCGCGAGAATTACGATCGAATCTCTAATTTAACGAATTAGAGATACAAACCGTGAATGCTTTTCACAGTGTTAGAGAGGTCACAGTGTTAGAGAGGTCACAGTGCTAGAGAGGGTTACAAATGCGGCAATGGAGATAGCTGCATAACTCTCTTACGCCATTGATACCGTTCTTCTGGTTTGAGCAGGGTAAACCAAGCCAGCATCAAGAAAATAACTGCTGTAAACACCATTGAGGCACCAAGCTCGATCCAGCTTTTGGGAGGATAAGAGTGAGCAAACCAGGCTACTTCAGGAACATACAGCGCTGCTAAAAGACAAGGGTGCACGATCGCAGCAAGTAGGGCGCGAGGTGATGAGCCAAACTGGTGTTTGAGGTGATAAAGCATTCCCCAGAGATACAGCCCGAAAAAGGAGACAAATGTTCCTAACAGCGGCCCGGTCAATTTCAAAGCAGGAGTCGCAAGTAGGCTGACTGAGATATTGAGAAGACTGGCAAACATGGACATTCTAGCAATCCTCGCTATATTTCCTGTTCCTGAGAAGCACCAACCCCAAAGGGATAACACTCCCATCGTTACAGCGTTGATTGCGGCAAGGGTACTGACTCCCATCCCTGCAAATCGCTCTGAGCCAACCCAAAGTTGCACAAACTGCGGATTGTATAGCAGAATCGGGATCATCAGCATCAAGCCGGATGTAACGACTAATTTTGTTAACTGAACAAGTCGAAGATTGAATTGACCCAGTTCACCTTTCGCATATAAGTCAGCTAGCCCTGACCAAGTTGCATTTCCAACACTCTGTACCTGTGATTGGGCGATCGCAAACAGCCGCTGAGTCATCACAAATGGAACCACGCTTGCAGGCCCTAAAAAATAGGCAATGACAAGATTGTCAGTGAATAAACCAATTTGTCCAGATAGGCTGTAAATCAGCGTCGGAATGCTTAACTTTTGAAGTTGCTTGCGAATGGGCTGCATTGCTTCAGTAGGAGCAGAAAACACTATCCTCAAAGCGCTTGGATACTGACGTATGCTTTTCCAACTGATTAAGATTGTTGCAACGATGACACCGATTATTACTGCGAGGGCTTGCCCAGCCATTCCCATTCCTTGCGCTGCTAGATATAGAGAAGCACCCGTAATGATTAAGCTCTGTAGAACAAAAGAGAGGTTGACAATATCACTGCGCTGCGATGCTTCGGTTAACAAGCGAAAGGGAGTCAAAGGAAGTAAAAAGGAACCCAATACTCCGATCCAATAAGCCGCTTGTAGGTCAAGCGCTAAGGATGGCTGAACTGGGACGAGATGCAAAAGTGCAAAACTAAGCATAACAGCGGCTCCCAGCATCAGAAGTAAGACTTTGCAGTAGGCTCGAATTCCAACTGCAACGGTCAATTCAACCTGAGCGCGATTTCCTTGAGCAACTGCGATCGCAAGCACGGGCAACAATGATCCGCCCAGTCCTAATTCTAAAATTTTCAGATGACCGAGCCAATCACCAGCAGAGCGGAGTGCCCCAAAGCGATCGTCACCCAGCCAATTTAAGATTAAGGGAGTACTAAGAATTCCGGTTGCTAAGGTAATCGCTTGCAGCAGTAATGATGAAGCATAATTGACAGCAGAGCGCTGTGTCCGGCTCATAGTTGATCAACTCCTTTCTGGGCAGCACCTAGTGCTGCTTCATGTAATCGCTCCGCATCTGTCCACACTACTCCCTCACGGATTACTCGTGCAGGAACGCCAGCGAGAAGCGAGTGAGGGGGACAAGAGCGGGTCACAACGGCACCTGCTGCAACAACTGAACCCTCGCCGATCGTCACACCCTTAAGAATTGTGGCATTACAGCCAATCCAAACATTATCTTCGATACAAATTGGCGCTGTGTATGGAGGTAGGCCAAATCCATGACCATCATCGTCCAAAATAGTTACACCAAAGGAGATCGCGCATCTTCTCCCAATTTGAATAGAAGTACTTGCATAAATACGGCTACCATCAGCAATATACGTCCCTTCACCAATGCCTAAATTAGATTTAGCTGCCACAGATAAGATAGTCCCCCGCCCAATGCAAACTTCTCCATCTAATGCCAAAATTGATTGAGAAGCACAAACAACGACTGTAACCGAATTTCTAGGTGTAGCATTGCCAAAATGAGTTATGCCAACATAGCAAGTGCCCTTAGGAGTTGTGATTGAAGCATCTTTCGCTAAGGACAATTGAATTCGTCCTCGACAGATAAATTTTCCTCTACTAAAAATTCGCCGATTGAGACGAAGCTCAGCAGGAAGATTAATACTTAGAATTTTATGAATAAAACTTGCTTCCACGACTGACAATTCCTCAGTTATATCTCTTACTCTCGATGCCTAGACTGATAAGTCTGCAATGTATTGCTAAAGCTTCTGAGCGATCAGAACGATGTTTGCAGCGTAATCGTGTCCAAGCAAGCGAGTGATCATCAGTCGAGAGGCTAAGCTAGAAAACTTTTCAATCAAATTTCTGCTGGGCTTTCCAAAGATCACGCGGTATCCTTCTACTTTCAGCCCGAACGAAGTTAGATAAGCCCATAGATCATGAATGCTGTAGCAATGCAGATGAGTCATGTCCCAGCTTAATGGATTAGAGATACATCGTGCATTCGGGGTCTGAATTACAAGTAGTCCACCTGTCTCTACTCGATCGATCAATTGGTGAAGAAGTGCCAACCCTGGACGTAACTCTAAATGTTCAATTGTGTCAAAACAAAGCACTGCTTCATACTTCTGATCAATTTCTTCCAAAGTTGAATAGGTGTAAGTAAACTCTTGCCCAATATCTTGAGTATGATAAACGCCTTGAAATCCTGCGCGATAAAACTTCTGCTGAATTCGTAGATCGCCAGCGCCAACATCTAGAATTGTGGATTTAGCCTTAATGCGATCGAAAATGATTTGCTCAATTTCGGAGAAGGAGGAGTCTGCCCACCAATGCTTTGTTGGAAAATGAGGTGAATTTGCCAGTAATTCCTTACGCTTCCAATAGTTTGCGTAAGCTAAATCAGAGTTAATCGGACTGCTTGTAGAGTTGCTCATCAGAAATTCCTTCATCTGGTTTATGGGTGTGATTGGCTCGATCGCAGGGATACAGGCGATGTAAATTTGCTCTTTTGAATTTGCTCTTTGATAGCATTTGGTCGCATCCTTAGCTATCAGTGGCTTAGGAAGAGTTATGCGATCGCTGCCGAAAAAGTATAGCTTCATCGCATATCTGCGAATTCTGGTAACTTGAAAGTTTTTGTACTTAAGGAAACGGAAGATCCACAGAAGATACTCTGACAGAGCTTGAGCTTTGAGCAAGACTTACAAGATACTAGCTAGAGCGACAGACATAGTATTATGAACTGCGCTTAAAGCCGCTTCTCAGCAGGATTACTGACTCAAATTCCAGTTCATTCAATCAGTAAGTCCGTGAAAAGTCGTCCGTAAGATTACGACTTCTTAGGACTTGCAGCAGGTCATTCCGCAAAACTACTGACTATTCTCTGAAAATAAGCTGAAAACTGATTTGATGAGTCGATCTTGATCATCCTAGTTGTTTAGCAGTCTGGATTAGCGAGGGATGCTGTACGCTTAAATGCTTGCGATTTGGTCGATCGACCCAAAGCACGCTCATAAACCTGAATTGTTGCTTGAGCAGTCTGCTGCCAGCTAAAATGCTGCGATCGCAACTTTGCTCGCTGTCCTAAGCTCGATCGATACTCCGGATCAGCGTTGATGTATCGCAGACAGTTCGACAATTCTTGTGTGTTCTCCAGACTAAATAAGATGCCTCCTTCTCCTAATACTTCAGGTAGACAAGTCGCTTGTGCTGCTAAGATTGGGCATCCGACTGCCATTGCTTCACACAGTTGTAATCCGAACCCTTCGTACTCACTGGCATACACAAAGCAGAGCGCACCCGCATACAGCTCAGGCAAATCTCGATCATCGACCCATCCTAGAAATCGAATGCGCTCAGCAATCCCTGAAGACTCCGCAAGCAGACGAAGCTGGTTTTGATCTTGACCTCCTGCAAGCACTAAATCAACGCCTTGTAAGTTCGCCTCAGCAAATGCTTTGACCAAAAAGGGAATGTTTTTGCGCTGCTCCAAACCACCGACATAAAACACATACGGTGATGCTAATTGATACTGCGATCGCACTGCATCCGCAATCGATCGATAAAAATGATCATCTGCCGCCTCATAAATCACGCTCACCTTAGAGGCTGGAATCTTGAGATGCTCGACTAAATCACGTTTAGAGAACTCACTCACCGTAATGATGTGCGTCGATCGAGTTCTTGCAATCCAGTGATAAAGCTGACTTTGCCGATAAGCGAAGCTGAAACGTTGGAACAAAGACAGGTGTTTCGCATAGTAAACCTGATCGATCGCATCATGCAGCGTTAACACTTGAGGGCATGAATTAAAAGCAGGTAATCCAAAGTTCATTGGACAATGCAGCACATCGATTTGATCCTTCGAGCATTGCTGAGGCAACCAGACTTGCTCCCATTGCAGATAGCGCATAGCGGGAGAAAGCCGCACCTGGTAAGCAGATTGCGGCAAGCGCTCTAGATGAGCGGGATGAATCGGACGATCGCTGTACAGAACTAACTGAACATCTAGCTGGGCTAATTCTGCTAATAGATTTGCAGTATAACGATTCCAGCCGCGCAAGGTCGGGGCTGTTAATAGCCGCGCATTAAATCCAACCTTCATGAATTTGCCTCGATGATCGCATCATAGACCTGCTCAACCTGCGTCACTGTCACGGTTGGGCTACAGACTTGTTCTAGAAGTTGTCGAGCATTGTGACGCTGAGTTTCTCGACGCGTCGGATCGTTGAGAAGCGCAACCGTTCTTTCAATTAGTCCACGATCGTCGATCGCAATTCCAGCATGAATCCCGTCTTTGGCCGGTAAACCCTCGACTCCTTCGGGAGTTGTGACCACAGAAGTTCCAAACGCAAAAGATTCCATCACTTTCACTTTCATGCCGCTTCCGGCAGTCGGGGCATACAGTAAAACATCCATTTGCCGAAAGTACGGAGCAATATCGGGGACATCTTGATAAATCGCCAGATCAGAATGATTCTCGAAGGCTGCAAACCGAGTCCGAGCAGAGCGTCCCACCAGTTGAAGTTGAGCCGTCGGAACTTGAGCTTTAATCTCTGACCACAAACGAGTTAAAAGCCGCTCAGCCGCCGAATAAGTGGGCATCCAGCCGAAATTCCCAATCAAGCCAACAACCGGGCGGTTTTGCTGGGGTTTGATCTGGCTAAACGGTGAATGAGACAAATCAAATCCAAGCGGAATGGTATGCGCGATCGCTCCAGGATGAAGCTCACAAATTCGATTTGCCAATCGATCCGACAGTGCGATAAATCGAGGCAATGATCGCAACAGATAGCGTTCTGCGCCGTAGCTCCGCCACTTATAGATCTTTGCTCTCCAGTCGGAAGACTCAAAAGCACGATCCTCAGAAAATAGATAATGTACCGTAACTACTGTTTTCTCTGGGTGACATAGCCCAAGCCAACTGCTCCAAAGCTGCTCTAGGTGCAATACATCATACGGAGCGGCTAAACGTTCTGCTAATGCTTGCTGAAACTCCGAACTAAAGACATAAGAGAAAGGACGGCGAAAGCTTTGCCACTTTCCACGCAGTCCTGCTGGTGGACGATAGAGATAACAGTGGAGATCATAAGACGGAAATAAAGCCTGAGTTTGCTCGATTTCCTCAGTCGTTTCACACGCAACAAAAGCGGAAACTTGATGACCGCGATCGACCAGTTCTTTGAGTAAGACATAGTACCAATGGCTATCGGCTTTGCCGAAAGGAATCGGTGGCGATGTCATAACTAAGACAATCTTTTTGGTCATAAGTTAGGCTTTCCCAAAATTCTGGAATTGCGATCAACTGAACAGAAGTTCAAACTTAGCGAAGTTAGACAGAAACAAGTGCACAATGAGCTGAATCATTGATCACATCAATAATCTGCTGTGCCATCGCATCCCAAGTTCCACTCCGTAGTAAATAAGAAACTTGCTTCTGCACCAACTGCTGATACACCCGTTGATGACTCTGCCAATGATACAGTACATCGATCAATTGAGCCATATCATTTGCATCGGATAACAATAACGGTCTTAACTCGTTTGGATATCGCTCTGCAACTCCCGCCGTTGCCGTAACGATCGCCGGAATTCCACAACATAATGCTTCATGCACCCCTAAACCATACGCTTCATACCGAGTAGGTGCCACTAAACAATCTGAAGCTCTCATTAGATCTGGAACATCAGTGCGAAATCCAAGAAACTTGATACGATCGACCAATCCCGCTTCCACAAGGCGCTGCTTCCAGCTCGGCAACTCAGCACCGCCCCCAATCACAAGCAATTGAGCATTCCAGGCTGAATTTTGGCATAATTGCTGCCATGCTTCAAACAATACATCAAACCCCTTGCGCCGATCTCCTAATGCACCAACAAACACTACGATTGGGCAATCCAATGGCAAGCCCAACTGCTGACGTAGCGATCGTGCTTCTCCAGCCGTTGCAGGATAGAACGTGGTGGGGTCAATGCCATAGTAGATCGATCGCACTTTCTCAGGAGTAACCAATCCATTCTTAATCACATCGGCTTTGGTTCGCTCTGAGTCGGCGATGACAAGTTGCGCTCGCTGCAAGCGGCGTTTTTCTGAGTGACGAAAATAGGCGTGAGTTGCTGCAATCTTTGCTTTTTGCAGCACATTGACCTTTGATTCTGGACGATAAGCGGCATGAACATAATGCACCCAGTTCACATCGCCCCAGTCACAGTTTCCTCCATTGACTAGCACTCGTCCGCCTCGCTGCGTAATCCGATGCGCCCAAAATCGTCCGACGCGATCGAGCAAAAATTCGCTGAGAAAGTACGATTTTGCCACCTTTGGTACGCGATGCCATATCAAGTTTTCGTAGCATTGTAGGTTCGGCTCCACACGATGGGAGACGACGTGAACTTCCGTGCCCTGTCGAACGAGATAATCGACTAAAGCATAGTTTGCGCGATCCATTCCCCCCGTTTTCACCAAATCGCCTGTCACTAACAGAAACAGTTTCATCTTCTTGCCAAATTTGAAACAACAATGTGTTGTCGATGGCTGTTCTGCGCTGCCACAAACAGAGTGGCATTAAGCAACCAGAATTCCATGCCACTCTGACTGATAAATATAGGATAGTTAAAGGTTAGGGCGACCGCACCGATGTTGTACGCAAGGATAATTGCCCCCCACAATTGCAGCGAGGACTGTCGGTTGCTAACGACTTGCCAAACTCCAAAGCAGGCAGCAATCAATGCTCCTGAATAAGCAATAATCAAGGGAATGCCACCATCGAGCAACCAACCTGTCCACTGAATCTCAACCCACAGCGGCTGAGTGATCGGATTAAGATTATCGCCAAAGTAGCTATTGATCATTCCCCAGCGTCCCAAGCCTGCGCCGAGAGGAAACTGAGGCAGCAGTTCGGTAATCGTAGCTTCTAAAAAGTGACCACGACTTTGATAAACAACGGTGTCGGGAGACTCTGCAATCAGTGAGAGAAAGCGATCAGCTGTCATGTTCCCCCCGATCGTCATTGCCCAGCTTGTGGTCGCGATCGCAACCACGATCGCCGTACCAACCATCGATATCACCTGCCAAACTCGTTTGAGTTGAATCAAGACAAGAGCAATCACCAGTAAGCAAAGCAGCGACATAATCAGTGTAGAGCGTACCTGTGAAAGATAGATACAAAATAAGCCAGCTCCAACACTTGCAATGGCAAATAAGCGAAAGAGTAGATTGCGTTCTTGCAGAGCGATTCCGGTTCCAAGCAGTAGCGCATAGAAACCAGAAGAAGCTGCACCCCCTGGAACATCGCTGAGTCCAGAGGGACGGAAGATCGCCGTTCCATTTGCCAAAATAATTTTTAACTGCTCTCCTTCAAATGCGCCTTCGGTTACCACTGAAGAAACCGCAAACCGAACCGTTTCAGGATAATAAATTTGTAGTACCCCTACAATTGAACTCGCCGTGTGAAATCCCCACATCAGATAGATCAACCAGCGAAAATCACGATCGTTCAGTTCGAGGCGAGTCACCCAAAACAGTGGTGCAAGAATCGCGAGATACATCAGACATTGTGCGACTCCCGCAGTCAGACTACTGAGATAGGGGTGCCAAAATAACTGCAACGCCATGATGCAAAGAATGACGATCGCCCAAGGTTTGGCTGGATGTTTGATGCCGGTTTTGGGAATTTTCCATAATAACCCCAAGCTCAGTGCAAACGCTCCAACTCGCATCACAATTCTAAACTGTGAAATTTCAGGAAAGAGCAACAGAATTTGTAGCAGAAATTGAATGAATATAAAGCCATGCAGCCATGAGAACTGTGGCAATCGAACGCGCCAAGCAGGAACTCGGACAGATTGAGGAGATTGCATGAGATTGATAGAGACAGGGAATTAGAACACTGGTCTTCTTGCTATACACAACAAGTTATCGCTAAACAAACGACCTCGAAACATTGAACTCGCTGGATAGTTCCGAGACGTAAATAGAATTCGTCCGCGATCGCTGTATTCCACCTGGATGTCAGTTAAACCACACTCTTGTGCAATCCGCCTAAGATCAATTTCGAGCAGCGCCGTAATGTGAGCCGGATAAAGTCCCGGAGCTTCT is from Cyanobacteria bacterium FACHB-DQ100 and encodes:
- a CDS encoding lipopolysaccharide biosynthesis protein encodes the protein MSRTQRSAVNYASSLLLQAITLATGILSTPLILNWLGDDRFGALRSAGDWLGHLKILELGLGGSLLPVLAIAVAQGNRAQVELTVAVGIRAYCKVLLLMLGAAVMLSFALLHLVPVQPSLALDLQAAYWIGVLGSFLLPLTPFRLLTEASQRSDIVNLSFVLQSLIITGASLYLAAQGMGMAGQALAVIIGVIVATILISWKSIRQYPSALRIVFSAPTEAMQPIRKQLQKLSIPTLIYSLSGQIGLFTDNLVIAYFLGPASVVPFVMTQRLFAIAQSQVQSVGNATWSGLADLYAKGELGQFNLRLVQLTKLVVTSGLMLMIPILLYNPQFVQLWVGSERFAGMGVSTLAAINAVTMGVLSLWGWCFSGTGNIARIARMSMFASLLNISVSLLATPALKLTGPLLGTFVSFFGLYLWGMLYHLKHQFGSSPRALLAAIVHPCLLAALYVPEVAWFAHSYPPKSWIELGASMVFTAVIFLMLAWFTLLKPEERYQWRKRVMQLSPLPHL
- a CDS encoding acyltransferase, producing the protein MNLPAELRLNRRIFSRGKFICRGRIQLSLAKDASITTPKGTCYVGITHFGNATPRNSVTVVVCASQSILALDGEVCIGRGTILSVAAKSNLGIGEGTYIADGSRIYASTSIQIGRRCAISFGVTILDDDGHGFGLPPYTAPICIEDNVWIGCNATILKGVTIGEGSVVAAGAVVTRSCPPHSLLAGVPARVIREGVVWTDAERLHEAALGAAQKGVDQL
- a CDS encoding methyltransferase domain-containing protein — protein: MSNSTSSPINSDLAYANYWKRKELLANSPHFPTKHWWADSSFSEIEQIIFDRIKAKSTILDVGAGDLRIQQKFYRAGFQGVYHTQDIGQEFTYTYSTLEEIDQKYEAVLCFDTIEHLELRPGLALLHQLIDRVETGGLLVIQTPNARCISNPLSWDMTHLHCYSIHDLWAYLTSFGLKVEGYRVIFGKPSRNLIEKFSSLASRLMITRLLGHDYAANIVLIAQKL
- a CDS encoding glycosyltransferase family 4 protein, translated to MKVGFNARLLTAPTLRGWNRYTANLLAELAQLDVQLVLYSDRPIHPAHLERLPQSAYQVRLSPAMRYLQWEQVWLPQQCSKDQIDVLHCPMNFGLPAFNSCPQVLTLHDAIDQVYYAKHLSLFQRFSFAYRQSQLYHWIARTRSTHIITVSEFSKRDLVEHLKIPASKVSVIYEAADDHFYRSIADAVRSQYQLASPYVFYVGGLEQRKNIPFLVKAFAEANLQGVDLVLAGGQDQNQLRLLAESSGIAERIRFLGWVDDRDLPELYAGALCFVYASEYEGFGLQLCEAMAVGCPILAAQATCLPEVLGEGGILFSLENTQELSNCLRYINADPEYRSSLGQRAKLRSQHFSWQQTAQATIQVYERALGRSTKSQAFKRTASLANPDC
- a CDS encoding glycosyltransferase family 4 protein gives rise to the protein MTKKIVLVMTSPPIPFGKADSHWYYVLLKELVDRGHQVSAFVACETTEEIEQTQALFPSYDLHCYLYRPPAGLRGKWQSFRRPFSYVFSSEFQQALAERLAAPYDVLHLEQLWSSWLGLCHPEKTVVTVHYLFSEDRAFESSDWRAKIYKWRSYGAERYLLRSLPRFIALSDRLANRICELHPGAIAHTIPLGFDLSHSPFSQIKPQQNRPVVGLIGNFGWMPTYSAAERLLTRLWSEIKAQVPTAQLQLVGRSARTRFAAFENHSDLAIYQDVPDIAPYFRQMDVLLYAPTAGSGMKVKVMESFAFGTSVVTTPEGVEGLPAKDGIHAGIAIDDRGLIERTVALLNDPTRRETQRHNARQLLEQVCSPTVTVTQVEQVYDAIIEANS
- a CDS encoding glycosyltransferase family 4 protein; its protein translation is MKLFLLVTGDLVKTGGMDRANYALVDYLVRQGTEVHVVSHRVEPNLQCYENLIWHRVPKVAKSYFLSEFLLDRVGRFWAHRITQRGGRVLVNGGNCDWGDVNWVHYVHAAYRPESKVNVLQKAKIAATHAYFRHSEKRRLQRAQLVIADSERTKADVIKNGLVTPEKVRSIYYGIDPTTFYPATAGEARSLRQQLGLPLDCPIVVFVGALGDRRKGFDVLFEAWQQLCQNSAWNAQLLVIGGGAELPSWKQRLVEAGLVDRIKFLGFRTDVPDLMRASDCLVAPTRYEAYGLGVHEALCCGIPAIVTATAGVAERYPNELRPLLLSDANDMAQLIDVLYHWQSHQRVYQQLVQKQVSYLLRSGTWDAMAQQIIDVINDSAHCALVSV